The DNA window GCCGGCGACGCCGATGTCGAAGAGCGCCTTTCGGTTGGGCATCTGGCCCTTCATCCGGATGACGGCACCCATCGTTCCGATGATAGAAAGCGGAACGGGGATGAAATACGGGAGACTCGCTTCCACGCCGTGGTAGCGACTCATGACGTAGTGACCCAGTTCGTGAGTCCCGAGCACGCCCATGACGGCGAACGTGAACGGCCACGCGGTCATCACGGCCCCGACCGGGTTCGAGACGGGATTGACGTGGTACCACAGCGTCCCCGCCCACAGCGTCGAGAGAACGGTGGCGAGAAACAGGACGACGTTCTTCCACGGAACTCCGTTCGGGCCGAGGTGCACGGGTTCGGCGACGAGGACGTACTCACCCATCCGCGTCGAAAGCGAGACCTCGTATCCCTGTTCACGAAAGAGCGGCCAGACGGTCTGCATAAGCCGCTCTTGGGTGACGAGGGGTTCCCCGTAATAAACCAACTGCTCGCCATCAGCTCGAACGTCGTACACCCGAAACACCGAGCGTAACCGTTCTAGCGAGGGGCCTGCCTCGGGCGGCTCCGTTGAAGCCATTCGGTCCTACTACGGAACGAATGGGTATAAACCCCTAGACGACGGTGCCGGACTGCAGGACGGCGATGAGGAGCGTCAGGACCGGGACGCTCGCGAGCGTGCTCACGAAGATGGCGGTGCTTACGTACTCCGGGCCGGAAAGCCCCCCGCTCGACCCGTGGTCGTATTCGATGCAGAGAATGAGCGGCGTCACGGCGGCGGGCATCGCACATTCGAGGACGAACACGCGTGCGACGGTGACGTCCGAAAACCCGAGCAGGTAGACCACGCCGACGGCAAAGACCGGGGCCACGACGAGCTTCAAGACGTTCGAAACGCCGACGCGTGCCACGGCCGCCCCCGAATCGGTGTTCGCCAGTTGAATCCCGAGCATGAGCAACATGATGGGAATCGCGGCGTCGCCGGTCAGTTTCAGCGTGCTCATCATCGCCGAGTCGGCGGGCGGGACGACGCCGAGGAACCGGACGACCCCGGCCGCGAGGACGGCGTAGACGAGCGGAAGTTTGAACACCTCCCGAACGGCGGCGAGGTTCGAGGTTTCGTCGCCGCGCGAAGCGATGTAGACGCCGAGGGTGTAGGTCAAGACCGACTGGGCGGCGATGTAGAGAATCGCGGTACTCCGCCCGACGCCATCGAAGGCGAACTGCGAGAGCGGAATCCCGTAGTTACCCGCGTTGGGGAACGTGCTCGACAGGACGAGTGCGCCGAGAACGGGTTCCGTCTCGCCGAGCGCACGGCCGACCAGTTCCGCGACGACGGCCATGCCGACCGTGAAGACCAACACACCCGCGGCGAGCGTGAGCACCGTTTCCCCGCCGAGCGAGGAGGTCGTGAGGCTGTGGAACACCAGCGCGGGCGTCAAAACGTAAATCGTGACCGTTCCGAGGGCGCTCACCTCGATGTCGCGCACGGTTCCGAGGAGAAATCCGACGGCGGCAACGGCGAGAACTGGCAAAATCGCGGACGTCAACGCGGAGAGGAGTGACACTGGTCGAACGAAAACAGCGAGCGACTACAAAAGCGTCGAAGGCGGAAAAGCGGGAGGCGGCAAGAGGTGGAACATCGAGGGGCGGCAGGGGGAAGATAACGAGGAGAGATGACGAGAACGGAACGGGCGGGAGGGAATGCAGGGAACGGAGGAGAGCGGGGTGAAGGGGACGAGTGAGAAGGAGAGCGGGGTGAAGGGGACGAGTAAGAGGGAGGGCGTGCGTGGCAGACTCGGGACAGCGGACGGGGACCGTTTCAGGTCGTGAACCGAGGGGCAATCGGTTCGGGGGACGGTGGGGGAGGTTGCGAGTTCGGGGAGCGATTCGGCGGGTGTGGAGTGTTTCGGGGGTGCGGGGTTTTTGAGCAGGTTGCGATGTGGGGTGACGGAGCGTCGTTGTGACGGGTGTTCTGGGGTGGAGGGTGTGGCTGTGGTGGAGTTCGGGGTTGATTCAGGTCGGGGGTCGTGGGTGTGAGATTCGGAGGGCGGTCAGAGATTGCGGGGCGCACGCGGGGAGCGGCGAGCCGAAGTTACGCGGGAGCGATGCGCCACGTGGTCGCGCTCGTGTACGACCACTTCTCGACTTCGAGTTCGGCACAGTCGGTCAGTTTGACCATCAGCGCGCCGATCTCCTTGGAGGAGAGGCCGACTTCGTCCGCGATGAACTTGCTCTTGAAGTAGAGCTCGCCATCGCTCGCTTTCTCGCAGAGGTACTGCTTGAGGCGGGCTTCCTTGGATTCCGGTTCAGGGCTTTCGGTGGCGGCTTGGGTGGTAGCGCTCATGTGCTGACTCCGGTTTCACCATGGAGCGGGGATATGTTATAAAGGGAGGAAGCTTAGGGTAGTTTCGGGAATCTTTAGGAGAATTGAACGCAAAGTAGCGTGAACGCGGGTAAAAACGACGTTTTACGGACGCCTCTAATCGCTTCTAAATGTTTAAAATCGCTTCTCGCGTTTTATTTCCGAGAAGAGAGATCGCTACCCGAAAGGGAGGAAAGTGGACAGAATAGGGACAATTTTCCGCCGTTATCGCTCGTGAACCCAGAACTGCTCGTCGAGCGTCACCTCTTTTTTGAAAATCGGTACCTCGGCTTTCAACCGATTGATGCCGTCCTCGACGGTCCGAAACGCCTCGTCGCGGTGCCCGGCCAGCACGACGACGAACACGATGTCTTCACCATAGTCGATACGACCGGTTCGGTGGTGCATGAGAACCCGAAAAACGCCGTTTCGCGCTTCGAGGTCGGAGCGAATCGCGTCCAACTTGGCGTCCGCGACGCCCTCGTACATCTCGAAGTCGAGGAATTCGGTCGGCGTGTCGTCGTCCGAGTCCTTCGCCCGAACGCGTCCGGTGAACGTGGCGATGGCACCCGAGCGCTCCGCCTTCGGGTCGCGTTTCGCCCGCGCGACCAGCGATTCGAGCGTCTCGTAGGGTTCGGTCGCTTCGAGTTCGTCCACGACCGCTTCGACGTCGAGTTCCGCGGAACCGTCCGCGCGGACGAGGGTCGTTCCCGCGTGGTCCGCATCGCCGAGGACGACGGTCGGCAGGTCGGCGTTCGGAAATCCGGTGACGACGGCGTAATCGTGTGTCGGTGCGAGCGTATCGAGAACGTCGGTCACGGATTTGTCTTCCCCGCGTGCTCGCCAGCCGTCGGCATCGAGTTCGAACGCGGTCTCGGCGCTCGAAGCGTCCGATGGCTCGGGAACCTCCGAGTCGTGCGATTCGTGCTGGACGGCTCCCACTCTTCCTCGGTCCGCGAATCGGTCGGCAAGTCGGTCGGCGACGGCATCCGCCTCGTCGCCGACGACACCCACTACCTTCATGAACGTACAGGCGGGAGCGAGTCGCTTTTAGCCTTCGGTCGGAAGTTGAGAACGCTTAAGGCCGCGTCCGGGTAAGACGGCGATAGCATGAAGGTGGTCGTTTCTATCGGCGGTAGTGTGCTCGCGCCGGACCTGGAGTCCCAACGAGTGCGCGGACACGCCGAAGTCATCGAATCGCTCGCAACGGAGGGGTGTACTATCGGCGCGGTCGTCGGGGGCGGCGGCGTCGCCCGAGAGTACATCGGAACCGCGCGGAACCTCGGCGCGAACGAGATAGAACTGGACGATATCGGAATCGACGTGACGCGACTCAACGCTCGCTTGCTCATCGCGGCGCTCGGCGAGCAAGCCGCGCCGAGTCCGGCCGAGACGTACGAAGAGGCGGGGACCGCGATGCATCGCGGCGACATCGCCGTCATGGGCGGAGTGATGCCCGGTCAAACGACGGACGCCGTGAGCGCCGCGCTGGCCGAGTACACCAACGCCGACCTGCTCGTCTACGCGACGAGCGTGAACGGCGTGTACAGCGACGACCCGAACGAGGTTGCGGACGCGACGAAGTACGACGAACTCTCCGCGAGCGAACTCGTGGACGTCATCGCCGACCTCGAGATGACCGCGGGCAGTTCCGCACCCGTGGACCTGCTGGCCGCGAAACTCATCGGGCGCTCCGGCGTTCGAACCATCGTCCTCGACGGAACTGAACCGGAGCGAATCGCCGATGCCGTCCTCAACGGGGACCACACCGGTACGGACATCATCCCCGAGGGAGCGGAAGACGAGATGACCTACTGGGTACAAGAATGAGCGCCGGGACGGCACCGACCGACGACCGCGACGAGGTGGACGAGGAAAACCACCACGTCTTCTGGGCCGACGAGGTGGCCGACCGAATCGAGGCGCGGGACCCCGAGGACCCCATCACGATCAAGGGAGGTATCTCTCCGTCCGGCGTTCCCCATCTGGGCAACGTCAACGAGATTATGCGCGGCTACTTCGTCGCCGAAGTGCTCCGCGACAGGGGACACGAAGTTCGACAGGTGTTCACCGCCGACGACCGCGACCCGCTCCGAAAGCTCCCGCGGAAACTCGCCGACTTGGACGGCAACATCGTCGAGTTGGGCGACGTGAACGCCGGAGCGCTCGGGCGCAATCTCGGAAAACCGTACACGGACATCCCCGACCCGTTCGACTGCTGTGACTCCTACGGGAAGCACTTCTCGAACCTCATCCAGCAGAGCGCGGACCTACTGGGCGTCCCCATCGACGTGATGTCGAACACCGAGATGTACACGTCCGGGGAGTTGGAGGACGTGACG is part of the Haladaptatus paucihalophilus DX253 genome and encodes:
- a CDS encoding site-2 protease family protein encodes the protein MASTEPPEAGPSLERLRSVFRVYDVRADGEQLVYYGEPLVTQERLMQTVWPLFREQGYEVSLSTRMGEYVLVAEPVHLGPNGVPWKNVVLFLATVLSTLWAGTLWYHVNPVSNPVGAVMTAWPFTFAVMGVLGTHELGHYVMSRYHGVEASLPYFIPVPLSIIGTMGAVIRMKGQMPNRKALFDIGVAGPIAGLVATVVVTAVGLTLDPVTVPQSVINSANTMEVQFGYPPLLKGIAAVMGQPLTFADPSRSVNPVVIGGWVGMFVTFLNLIPVGQLDGGHIVRAMIGERQESIAALVPAMLFGLAAYVFYVLDVSNATVLWVIWGFLSMFFAYVGPANPVNEDGLDAKRMAIGILTFIVGVLCFTPVPIEIIGP
- a CDS encoding AEC family transporter, producing the protein MSLLSALTSAILPVLAVAAVGFLLGTVRDIEVSALGTVTIYVLTPALVFHSLTTSSLGGETVLTLAAGVLVFTVGMAVVAELVGRALGETEPVLGALVLSSTFPNAGNYGIPLSQFAFDGVGRSTAILYIAAQSVLTYTLGVYIASRGDETSNLAAVREVFKLPLVYAVLAAGVVRFLGVVPPADSAMMSTLKLTGDAAIPIMLLMLGIQLANTDSGAAVARVGVSNVLKLVVAPVFAVGVVYLLGFSDVTVARVFVLECAMPAAVTPLILCIEYDHGSSGGLSGPEYVSTAIFVSTLASVPVLTLLIAVLQSGTVV
- a CDS encoding DUF7123 family protein, with translation MSATTQAATESPEPESKEARLKQYLCEKASDGELYFKSKFIADEVGLSSKEIGALMVKLTDCAELEVEKWSYTSATTWRIAPA
- a CDS encoding molybdopterin synthase, whose amino-acid sequence is MKVVGVVGDEADAVADRLADRFADRGRVGAVQHESHDSEVPEPSDASSAETAFELDADGWRARGEDKSVTDVLDTLAPTHDYAVVTGFPNADLPTVVLGDADHAGTTLVRADGSAELDVEAVVDELEATEPYETLESLVARAKRDPKAERSGAIATFTGRVRAKDSDDDTPTEFLDFEMYEGVADAKLDAIRSDLEARNGVFRVLMHHRTGRIDYGEDIVFVVVLAGHRDEAFRTVEDGINRLKAEVPIFKKEVTLDEQFWVHER
- the pyrH gene encoding UMP kinase; this encodes MKVVVSIGGSVLAPDLESQRVRGHAEVIESLATEGCTIGAVVGGGGVAREYIGTARNLGANEIELDDIGIDVTRLNARLLIAALGEQAAPSPAETYEEAGTAMHRGDIAVMGGVMPGQTTDAVSAALAEYTNADLLVYATSVNGVYSDDPNEVADATKYDELSASELVDVIADLEMTAGSSAPVDLLAAKLIGRSGVRTIVLDGTEPERIADAVLNGDHTGTDIIPEGAEDEMTYWVQE